In the Penaeus chinensis breed Huanghai No. 1 chromosome 31, ASM1920278v2, whole genome shotgun sequence genome, one interval contains:
- the LOC125041965 gene encoding legumain-like has translation MRWVAVLAVASAVALCGSHVLNTDGQGELWAVLVAGSATWMNYRHQADVCHAYQILHQHGVPDDHIIVMMEDDIANSRANPKPGVVINRPDGPNVYEGVPKDYTGMDVTPENFLKVLSGDAAGLQGVGSGKVLKSGPNDRVFVNLVDHGAPGIFGFPRSFLHARNFSDAILAMHRNKQYKEMVIYLESCESGSMFQNLLPDDIDVYALSAANATQPSYACYMDEHLHTFLGDVFSIKWMEDTDREDITKESLEKQFHLVKKEVNVSHVMQWGDKTMAQEMASNFLGSKEAELSDFGPFPTFNDPCLKTSIDSTNVSVAIIQGRMDAAQNETEASYWAQQMVQLHQNRTWVTETMHRVALSVTGSEDAATRMMSDRHHTVTRWLCYEESVEAFHRHCFNLGENPYALRVLQPVMNLCEHGYTGAEFASAARAVCTHASVSGIV, from the exons ATGAGGTGGGTGGCAGTCCTGGCAGTGGCGAGTGCGGTGGCCCTCTGCGGGTCCCACGTGCTAAATACCGATGGTCAAGGGGAGCTGTGGGCGGTGCTGGTGGCCGGCTCCGCAACGTGGATGAATTACCGCCACCAA GCGGACGTGTGTCACGCCTATCAGATCCTCCACCAGCACGGCGTCCCGGACGACCACATCATCGTCATGATGGAGGACGACATCGCCAACAGCAGGGC GAACCCGAAGCCCGGCGTGGTCATCAACCGGCCCGACGGACCCAACGTGTACGAGGGCGTCCCCAAGGACTACACCGGCATGGATGTCACTCCTGAAAACTTCCTGAAGGTCCTTAGCGGCGACGCTGCAGGACTCCAGGGCGTCGGGTCCGGGAAGGTCCTCAAGAGCGGCCCCAACGACCGCGTGTTCGTCAACCTGGTAGACCACGGGGCGCCCGGCATCTTCGGGTTCCCGCGCAGCTTCCTCCACGCTCGAAACTTCTCCGACGCCATCCTGGCCATGCATCGCAACAAGCAGTACAAGGAG ATGGTGATTTATCTCGAGTCATGTGAGTCTGGTTCGATGTTCCAAAATCTTCTTCCTGATGACATTGACG TGTATGCTCTGTCGGCTGCCAACGCAACGCAACCGTCCTACGCCTGCTACATGGACGAGCACCTCCACACCTTCCTCGGAGACGTGTTCAGCATCAAGTGGATGGAGGACACGGACAGG GAGGATATCACGAAGGAGAGTCTGGAGAAGCAGTTCCATCTGGTGAAGAAAGAAGTCAACGTCTCCCACGTGATGCAGTGGGGGGACAAGACGATGGCCCAGGAAATGGCGTCCAACTTCCTCGGCAGCAAAGAGGCGGAGCTGAGCGACTTCGGTCCTTTCCCGACCTTCAATGATCCTTGTTTG AAAACGTCGATCGACAGCACCAACGTATCTGTCGCCATCATCCAGGGGCGCATGGACGCCGCCCAGAACGAGACGGAAGCCAGTTATTGGGCCCAACAAATGGTCCAGCTCCATCAG AACCGCACGTGGGTGACTGAGACCATGCACCGGGTGGCGCTGAGTGTGACGGGAAGCGAGGACGCGGCGACCCGAATGATGAGCGATCGACATCACACCGTCACTCGCTGGCTGTGTTACGAGGAATCCGTCGAGGCTTTCCACCGGCATTGCTTCAAcctgggggag AATCCTTATGCGCTGCGCGTCCTTCAGCCGGTGATGAACCTGTGCGAACACGGGTACACGGGCGCCGAGTTCGCCAGCGCCGCTCGGGCAGTCTGCACTCACGCCTCCGTCTCTGGCATCGTCTGA